From Ignavibacteriota bacterium, the proteins below share one genomic window:
- a CDS encoding prephenate dehydrogenase, with amino-acid sequence MTTTIIGVGLIGGSIALEVRHAGMADRILGVDNNPEHAAQAVALGLVDECLPLDEAVTRSEMVIVATPVGTAVGLLPHILDIVPDSSAVTDVGSTKVMICDAIREHPRRSRFVASHPLAGTENSGPSAAFRGLFRDKLGILCELGMSAPDATERIRALYGALGMRLLFMEADEHDRHAAYVSHISHITSFVLATTVLEIEKSTATIFDLASTGFESTVRLAKSSPAMWTPIFIQNSRFVCEALDAYIKNITAFRDMVAAGEREDLTRTMEGANEIRRVLAGISGKQQPAK; translated from the coding sequence ATGACGACGACCATCATTGGCGTTGGCCTTATTGGCGGGTCCATCGCTCTTGAAGTGCGCCATGCAGGGATGGCGGACCGGATCCTCGGGGTCGACAACAACCCGGAGCATGCCGCACAAGCGGTTGCGCTGGGCCTGGTGGATGAATGTCTCCCTCTCGACGAAGCCGTCACACGATCGGAGATGGTCATCGTGGCGACGCCTGTCGGTACTGCCGTCGGGCTCCTTCCGCACATCCTGGACATTGTCCCGGATTCCTCTGCCGTGACCGACGTCGGTTCGACCAAGGTGATGATCTGTGACGCCATCCGGGAACATCCCCGGCGGTCGCGCTTCGTGGCCTCCCATCCGCTCGCCGGTACCGAGAACAGCGGCCCGTCCGCAGCGTTCCGCGGCCTCTTCCGGGACAAACTCGGTATCCTGTGTGAACTCGGCATGAGCGCCCCGGATGCCACCGAGCGTATCCGTGCCCTGTACGGAGCACTCGGCATGCGCCTCTTGTTCATGGAGGCCGACGAGCACGACCGCCACGCGGCGTATGTGTCGCACATCTCGCACATCACATCCTTCGTCCTGGCGACGACCGTTCTGGAGATCGAAAAAAGCACCGCAACGATCTTCGATCTCGCCAGCACCGGTTTCGAATCCACGGTCCGCCTCGCGAAGAGCTCTCCGGCGATGTGGACGCCGATCTTCATCCAGAACTCCCGCTTCGTGTGCGAAGCACTCGATGCGTACATCAAGAATATCACCGCATTCCGTGACATGGTCGCCGCGGGCGAACGCGAGGACCTGACACGGACCATGGAGGGCGCGAACGAGATCCGCCGCGTCCTTGCGGGCATCAGTGGCAAACAACAACCGGCGAAGTGA
- a CDS encoding aminotransferase class I/II-fold pyridoxal phosphate-dependent enzyme — protein MIVPAADRLRTVEEYYFSSKLQQIRQMVAGGTPVINLGIGDPDLPPSAATIERLAASARDPKKHGYQSYKGLPDLRKAIAGYIGSSSGVTLDPDTEIIPLPGSKQGMIYVALAFLNPGDRALVSELSYPTYTSVSRLAGGTIAVYPLDADDHWAPRWTAMEKMDTTGVKLLWANYPHMPTGATASRATLQRLVDFARDRHILIVHDNPYAMLGTTLHPLSILSCEGAKDVAIEFGSMSKSHNMAGWRIGWITGRKDYIDTILRVGSNVESGMFLPAQEAAIEALHAAPAWYEALQKEYAERRALGTAILTQLGCTVAGDQAGMFVWARTPDGAPEAKAFSDAILQSVHVFIAPGSIFGTAGERYLRLSLCSPPAVLQNALSAVRSFTMPPAGSAS, from the coding sequence ATGATCGTCCCGGCCGCAGACAGGCTCCGTACCGTCGAAGAATACTACTTCTCATCGAAGCTCCAGCAGATCCGCCAGATGGTTGCGGGCGGAACCCCGGTGATCAACCTGGGCATCGGTGACCCCGACCTGCCGCCGTCCGCGGCAACGATCGAACGGCTGGCGGCATCGGCACGCGACCCGAAGAAGCACGGCTATCAGTCGTACAAGGGGCTTCCCGATCTCCGGAAGGCCATCGCCGGGTACATCGGGTCGTCCAGCGGCGTCACGCTCGATCCGGACACGGAGATCATTCCCCTCCCCGGCTCCAAACAGGGCATGATCTACGTCGCCCTCGCGTTTCTGAATCCCGGCGATCGTGCTCTGGTGAGTGAACTCTCCTACCCCACCTATACATCCGTGTCACGCCTCGCAGGCGGGACTATCGCGGTGTATCCACTCGATGCCGATGATCACTGGGCACCGCGGTGGACCGCGATGGAGAAAATGGACACGACGGGCGTGAAGCTCCTCTGGGCGAATTACCCGCACATGCCGACCGGGGCGACGGCTTCGCGGGCGACGCTCCAGCGGCTGGTGGATTTCGCGCGCGATCGTCACATCCTGATCGTCCATGATAATCCCTATGCCATGCTCGGCACCACGTTGCATCCCCTCAGTATCCTTTCCTGCGAGGGGGCAAAGGACGTTGCGATCGAATTCGGATCGATGAGTAAATCGCACAACATGGCCGGCTGGCGTATCGGATGGATCACCGGGCGCAAGGACTATATCGACACTATCCTGCGCGTGGGCAGCAATGTGGAATCCGGCATGTTCCTGCCGGCACAGGAAGCGGCGATCGAGGCGCTCCACGCCGCACCGGCATGGTATGAAGCACTCCAGAAAGAGTATGCGGAGCGCAGGGCGCTCGGGACCGCCATCCTCACGCAACTCGGCTGCACGGTGGCAGGAGATCAGGCGGGGATGTTCGTGTGGGCACGCACACCCGACGGCGCCCCGGAAGCGAAAGCGTTCAGCGATGCGATCCTCCAGTCGGTCCATGTCTTCATCGCCCCCGGAAGCATCTTCGGAACAGCAGGCGAGCGGTATCTTCGCCTCTCGCTCTGCAGCCCGCCGGCTGTACTGCAGAACGCACTCAGCGCCGTGCGCTCCTTCACCATGCCGCCCGCCGGGAGCGCATCATGA
- a CDS encoding WYL domain-containing protein codes for MAPKRSGGERNMLEVQGKVKRQIEILGLAVDNTDRLRDVDLAAKFDRDVPTIKRDMQDLRSIGIAVHSRRTAGICLDQPIPSKLLKEVILQYLGICASTHAVDKATSLLVKKYKEKALSRIVTLQRCIESRSIARITYEKDADEIERDREICPVLLFNSEGSWRVLAMNEGKTKQFHIIKMLDVAATDRKFKPPTQEQIDALFQHSFRSWIGTENHIVRLALNATWAERVKPQQMMESQVITEGKDGSIVLETTVNSLDEVASWVVSRGAGVTVLEPPALKEKVLALARGALANYGR; via the coding sequence ATGGCACCGAAGCGATCCGGGGGCGAGCGCAACATGCTCGAGGTCCAGGGCAAGGTCAAGCGTCAGATCGAGATCCTTGGCCTGGCGGTGGATAACACGGACCGTTTGCGTGACGTCGATCTCGCTGCGAAATTCGACCGGGATGTTCCAACGATCAAACGGGACATGCAGGACCTGCGGTCGATCGGGATCGCTGTCCATTCGCGGCGCACGGCAGGGATCTGCCTCGACCAGCCGATCCCTTCGAAACTCCTGAAGGAAGTGATCCTGCAGTATCTTGGCATTTGCGCCTCGACCCACGCTGTGGACAAGGCCACATCGCTCCTGGTGAAGAAGTACAAGGAGAAGGCGCTCAGCAGGATCGTCACCCTGCAGCGCTGCATCGAATCGAGATCCATCGCACGGATCACCTACGAGAAGGATGCCGACGAGATCGAGCGGGACCGGGAGATCTGCCCGGTCCTGCTCTTCAACAGTGAAGGGTCGTGGCGTGTGCTTGCCATGAACGAAGGGAAGACGAAGCAATTCCATATCATCAAGATGCTGGACGTGGCGGCAACGGACCGGAAATTCAAGCCGCCGACCCAGGAGCAGATCGATGCGTTGTTTCAGCACTCGTTCCGGAGTTGGATCGGGACCGAGAACCATATCGTTCGCCTCGCATTGAACGCCACGTGGGCGGAGCGGGTGAAGCCCCAGCAGATGATGGAATCGCAGGTGATCACGGAAGGGAAAGACGGTTCCATCGTGCTGGAAACCACCGTGAACTCCCTGGATGAGGTAGCCAGCTGGGTGGTGAGCCGGGGGGCTGGCGTGACGGTCCTGGAGCCCCCTGCCCTGAAAGAGAAGGTGCTCGCCCTGGCCCGGGGAGCGCTCGCCAATTATGGCAGGTGA
- a CDS encoding prephenate dehydratase, which produces MDTDQLTVAIQGVAGSFHDEAAAQYFEAPVTPIPCETFRDLFQVMKKRKAHYAVMAIENTVAGTILPNYAMMRTSTLAIVGETYLAIRQNLMALPGQKVEDIREVHSHPMAIQQCHAYFEKHPDIRLVETSDTAASAAWIAEHKKKGFGAIAAKRAATMYGLHILAPGIETDKRNFTRFLVLTDRSNLGDHTVAPDKASVAFHVTHRRGSLATVLTILAGHGCNLTKIQSLPVLGKEWEYFMHIDLEFEKKNQLDEALDTITPHVHELHVLGMYPRGKKNV; this is translated from the coding sequence ATGGATACTGACCAACTTACTGTTGCCATCCAGGGTGTCGCCGGATCGTTCCACGACGAAGCGGCCGCGCAATACTTTGAGGCACCCGTCACGCCCATCCCGTGCGAGACCTTCCGTGACCTGTTCCAGGTCATGAAAAAACGGAAGGCTCACTATGCCGTGATGGCCATCGAGAACACCGTGGCCGGGACGATACTCCCGAACTACGCCATGATGCGGACATCCACCCTGGCGATCGTCGGGGAGACGTATCTGGCGATCCGCCAGAACCTGATGGCGCTTCCCGGACAGAAGGTCGAGGACATCCGGGAGGTGCATTCGCATCCCATGGCCATCCAGCAGTGCCATGCCTACTTCGAGAAGCATCCGGATATCCGCCTCGTCGAGACGTCGGATACCGCGGCGAGTGCCGCGTGGATCGCGGAGCACAAGAAGAAGGGGTTCGGGGCGATCGCCGCGAAGCGCGCGGCCACCATGTACGGCCTCCATATCCTGGCACCGGGTATCGAGACCGACAAGCGCAACTTCACCCGCTTTCTCGTCCTGACGGACCGTTCGAATCTGGGCGATCACACCGTGGCACCGGATAAGGCGTCCGTGGCATTCCATGTGACCCACCGCCGGGGGAGCCTGGCCACCGTGCTGACGATCCTGGCCGGACATGGCTGCAACCTCACGAAGATCCAGTCCTTGCCCGTCCTCGGCAAGGAATGGGAATACTTCATGCACATCGATCTGGAGTTCGAGAAGAAGAACCAGCTCGACGAAGCGCTCGATACCATCACACCGCATGTGCACGAACTGCACGTGCTCGGCATGTATCCACGCGGAAAGAAGAACGTATGA